The proteins below are encoded in one region of Carassius auratus strain Wakin unplaced genomic scaffold, ASM336829v1 scaf_tig00214183_4049273_7079891, whole genome shotgun sequence:
- the LOC113091388 gene encoding arf-GAP with Rho-GAP domain, ANK repeat and PH domain-containing protein 1-like, with amino-acid sequence MMTEMKLLLQVSESDLQRQLNMISDILKKHNSQTPLSRALSSNNCAVYLENKDEVTEVLVQITVDMTVVKLVSVVLEQARIQQACEEFWSCYEVLAKEAMERTLHYQVRVLPVYFSLSSFSHLLIKRNHYIVSIKRYLENIGNLCKSRPLHVCEVKNESSKSFHSRHCELSGTSFRLHKELQGSRCEREYPVKELKLYHGCRSKLHPPTPWGLTLVHDKQQWYLCCKNEDELTEWTATFYSIQYDGDIWPSWRNNLKAADGLDSSNFF; translated from the exons ATGATGACTGAGATGAAGCTTCTGTTGCAGGTCTCAGAGTCTGACCTTCAGAGGCAGCTTAACATGATATCGGACATCCTGAAGAAACACAACTCCCAG ACACCCTTGAGTCGAGCTCTATCCAGCAACAATTGTGCTGTTTACCTGGAGAACAAAGATGAGGTGACAGAGGTGCTTGTTCAG ATTACAGTGGATATGACGGTAGTGAAGTTGGTTTCTGTGGTTTTGGAGCAGGCCAGAATTCAGCAGGCCTGTGAAGAGTTCTGGAGCTGCTATGAAGTTTTAGCGAAAGAGGCCATGG AGAGGACTTTGCATTACCAGGTAAGAGTGCTGCCAGTGTATTTCTCACTTAGTAGTTTCTCTCACCTGCTGATCAAGAGGAATCATTATATCGTCAGCATCAAGAGGTACCTGG agaaTATAGGGAATCTGTGTAAAAGTAGACCCTTGCATGTTTGTGAGGTTAAAAATGAAAGTAGCAAAAGCTTCCACAGTCGTCACTGTGAGCTTTCTGGCACCTCCTTCAGACTTCACAAGGAACtgcag GGTTCTCGGTGTGAGAGGGAATATCCTGTCAAAGAGCTCAAGCTCTATCATGGTTGCCGGAGCAAACTGCATCCACCCACACC ATGGGGACTAACACTGGTTCATGACAAGCAGCAGTG GTATCTCTGCTGCAAGAATGAGGATGAGTTGACTGAATGGACAGCCACATTTTACAGCATCCAG TATGATGGTGACATCTGGCCCTCCTGGAGAAATAACCTCAAAGCAGCTGATGGGTTGGATAGCAGCAATTTCTTCTGA